The Cucumis melo cultivar AY chromosome 6, USDA_Cmelo_AY_1.0, whole genome shotgun sequence genome includes a region encoding these proteins:
- the LOC103490940 gene encoding probable protein cornichon homolog 2 isoform X2 yields MCGLYHSSSSLLFLLSLFIRINKVIMPEFVAMGVLCLFYLLTGHWGMSMLCGPYIYYNVRLYLRRQYLVDVTEIFNMLNWEKKQRLFKLAYLVVLLFLSIFWMIYHALEDDE; encoded by the exons ATGTGTGGCTTGTATCATTCTTCTTCCTCATTGCTCTTCTTATTGTCCTTGTTTATCAG AATAAATAAAGTGATTATGCCGGAGTTCGTTGCCATGGGAGTTTTGTGCCTCTTCTATCTTTTAACAGGGCATTGGGGTATGTCAATGTTATGTGGGCCCTACATATACTATAATGTGAGACT ATATCTACGAAGACAGTACCTGGTAGATGTTACAGAGATATTCAACATGCTAAACTGGGAAAAGAAGCAACGGCTTTTCAAACTAGCCTATCTAGTTGTCCTCCTCTTCCTTTCTATATTCTG GATGATATATCATGCTTTGGAAGAtgatgaatga
- the LOC103490940 gene encoding protein cornichon homolog 4 isoform X1 — protein sequence MEDLYVWLVSFFFLIALLIVLVYQLMCLADLEFDYINPYDSASRINKVIMPEFVAMGVLCLFYLLTGHWGMSMLCGPYIYYNVRLYLRRQYLVDVTEIFNMLNWEKKQRLFKLAYLVVLLFLSIFWMIYHALEDDE from the exons ATGGAGGATTTATATGTGTGGCTTGTATCATTCTTCTTCCTCATTGCTCTTCTTATTGTCCTTGTTTATCAG CTCATGTGCTTGGCAGATCTCGAGTTTGATTATATCAACCCTTATGACTCTGCTTCTAGAATAAATAAAGTGATTATGCCGGAGTTCGTTGCCATGGGAGTTTTGTGCCTCTTCTATCTTTTAACAGGGCATTGGGGTATGTCAATGTTATGTGGGCCCTACATATACTATAATGTGAGACT ATATCTACGAAGACAGTACCTGGTAGATGTTACAGAGATATTCAACATGCTAAACTGGGAAAAGAAGCAACGGCTTTTCAAACTAGCCTATCTAGTTGTCCTCCTCTTCCTTTCTATATTCTG GATGATATATCATGCTTTGGAAGAtgatgaatga